The Arthrobacter sp. NicSoilC5 genome has a window encoding:
- a CDS encoding DEAD/DEAH box helicase: MNQEQRPAGGSASGTAAPMGQFSRPTRDWFLGAFSEPTPAQAGAWNAISSGSHALVVAPTGSGKTLAAFLWALDRLLVSASHAPEPAAAEVPAKGKRARAPKRKTRVLYISPLKALGVDVERNLRSPLIGITQTAKRLGLPAPLITVGVRSGDTPAAERRGLLSNPPDILITTPESLFLMLTSKARETLAEVDTIIIDEVHAVAGTKRGAHLAVSLERLDALLPKPAQRIGLSATVEPRELVAQFLAGSAPVEIVAPPARKNWDLTVSVPVEDMSDLQGAAGAFDSGPASGLQPQASIWPHVEEKIVDLVLANQSTIVFANSRRLAERLTARLNEIYAERQLVAVGGGWDGPGPEGQSAAPGTADGPASGIPASTATPAHMMAQAGSSAGADPVLARAHHGSVSKDQRALIEDDLKSGRLRCVVATSSLELGIDMGAVDLVVQVESPPSVASGLQRVGRAGHQVGEISQGVLFPKHRADLVHTAITVERMLDGKIERLSIPANPLDILAQQTVAATALGSIDVEEWFSTVRRSAPFASLPRSAFEATLDLLAGRYPSDEFAELRPRIIWDRNAGTIEGRPGAQRLAVTSGGTIPDRGLFGVYIIGTEQEGSASPSEDGKPARAPKGGRRVGELDEEMVYESRVGDVFALGATSWKIEDITHDRVLVSPAFGQPGKLPFWKGDSLGRPVDLGRALGAFVRELSASDAGPATERCKASGLDDFAANNLIQYLTEQKQATEVVPSDTTLVVERFHDELGDWRVILHSPFGMPVHAPWALAVGQRLHQRYGLDGSAMAADDGIVLRVPMMEDEPPGAELFLFDPEELEQIVTAEVGGSALFASRFRECAARALLLPRQTPGKRQPLWQQRQRSAQLLDVARKYPTFPIVLETVRECLQDVYDLPALKDIAASVERRELRIVQTTTQQPSPFAKSLLFGYVAQFLYEGDSPLAERRAAALALDSTLLNELLGRVELRELLDAKVIDATERELQRLAPDRRARGMEGMADLLRLLGPLDPEEAALRLEPAESPVVEAAEPAVNESAEPVVEPVEAPRAETPSATVAEAAAHLAALQRANRAIKVNIGGVERFAAVEDAARLRDAIGVPLPMGVPLAFIEPVADPLGDLVSRYARTHGPFTAAEAAARLGLGVAVVGTALKRLAADGRVVEGEFRPHVTTPGAAHPDSPPQDGPKNGAAQESARESAQESGLEAGTQATEELPTPAAGSPAGTTHTIASEWCDAEVLRKLRRRSLAALRAEVEPVDAAAYGRFLPAWQHVRTPGGGRGQPSLRGLDGIITAIDQLSGVPVPASAWEPLVLATRVSNYQPAMLDELMAAGEVLWSGAGALPGNDGWISLHLADSVELTLNPSPEFEPGDAGQRLLDHLRNNGGGYFFRQLTEVAGGMDAVLSDQEVVAALWDLAWAGRITGDTFAPVRALIAGGHTAHRQVARAPRARAPRLSRLGRSHGTGLMGSPGLAGGRYGSQGASTPPTAAGRWSALPEPELDATIHARATAELLLDRYGVVTRGSVMAEQILGGFGLMYKVLARLEEAGRCRRGYFIEHLGAAQFAVPATVDRLRSYSEDTQLAKAEPVALALAATDPANPYGAALPWPALQTDAGTGHRPGRKAGALVVLVDGALVLYVERGGKTLLAFSEDDAVLAAAGAALVGVVTRGAVDKLIMEKVNGHGILDTPVAVALSSAGAYSTPKGLRIRA; encoded by the coding sequence ATGAACCAGGAACAGCGTCCTGCCGGCGGTAGCGCCTCCGGTACGGCTGCGCCCATGGGCCAGTTCAGCCGGCCCACCCGGGACTGGTTTCTCGGCGCGTTTTCGGAGCCGACGCCGGCGCAAGCCGGGGCCTGGAACGCCATCTCCTCCGGCTCGCATGCGCTGGTGGTGGCTCCCACCGGCTCTGGAAAAACCCTCGCGGCCTTCCTCTGGGCGCTGGACCGGCTGCTGGTCTCAGCGTCCCACGCCCCTGAGCCTGCCGCTGCGGAGGTGCCCGCGAAAGGCAAGCGCGCCCGGGCGCCTAAGCGTAAGACCCGAGTCCTCTATATTTCGCCGCTGAAGGCGTTGGGTGTGGACGTGGAACGGAACCTCCGGTCCCCGCTGATCGGCATCACGCAGACCGCAAAGCGGCTTGGGCTTCCCGCCCCGCTGATCACCGTGGGGGTCCGGTCCGGGGATACTCCCGCAGCGGAGCGCCGCGGGCTGCTGAGCAACCCGCCGGACATCCTCATCACCACCCCCGAATCGCTGTTCCTCATGCTCACGTCAAAGGCCCGGGAGACCCTGGCCGAGGTGGACACCATCATCATCGACGAGGTCCACGCCGTGGCCGGCACCAAGCGTGGAGCACACCTTGCCGTATCACTGGAACGGCTGGACGCGCTCCTGCCCAAGCCTGCACAGCGCATCGGGCTTTCCGCCACGGTGGAGCCCCGGGAACTCGTGGCGCAGTTCCTTGCGGGTTCGGCTCCCGTGGAGATCGTCGCGCCGCCGGCCCGGAAGAACTGGGACCTGACGGTCTCCGTCCCGGTGGAGGACATGTCGGACCTGCAGGGCGCCGCCGGTGCCTTCGATTCCGGTCCCGCGTCCGGGCTCCAGCCGCAGGCGTCCATCTGGCCGCACGTGGAGGAAAAGATCGTGGACCTGGTCCTGGCCAACCAGTCCACCATCGTCTTCGCCAACTCCCGGCGCCTCGCCGAACGCCTCACCGCCCGGCTCAACGAGATCTACGCAGAGCGCCAGCTGGTTGCCGTGGGCGGCGGCTGGGACGGACCCGGCCCGGAAGGGCAGTCGGCCGCGCCCGGCACTGCGGATGGACCGGCGTCGGGCATTCCCGCGTCAACCGCCACACCGGCCCACATGATGGCCCAGGCCGGAAGCTCCGCCGGCGCGGACCCCGTACTGGCCCGCGCCCACCACGGTTCCGTGTCGAAGGACCAGCGCGCGCTCATCGAGGACGACCTCAAGTCCGGACGGCTGCGGTGCGTGGTGGCAACGTCGTCCCTGGAGTTGGGCATCGACATGGGCGCCGTGGACCTGGTGGTCCAGGTGGAGTCGCCACCCTCGGTGGCCAGCGGCCTGCAGCGGGTGGGCCGCGCCGGTCACCAGGTGGGCGAAATCTCCCAGGGCGTCCTCTTCCCCAAGCACCGCGCTGACCTGGTCCACACGGCCATCACGGTGGAGCGCATGCTGGACGGCAAGATCGAGCGGCTCAGCATCCCTGCCAACCCACTGGACATCCTGGCGCAGCAGACCGTGGCTGCCACGGCGCTGGGCAGCATCGACGTGGAGGAATGGTTCAGCACCGTCCGGCGCTCGGCGCCCTTCGCGTCCCTCCCCCGGTCGGCCTTCGAGGCAACCCTGGACCTGCTGGCGGGGCGGTACCCGTCCGACGAATTCGCCGAGCTCCGGCCAAGGATCATCTGGGACCGCAACGCCGGTACCATCGAGGGCCGGCCGGGAGCCCAGCGCCTGGCCGTGACGTCCGGCGGCACCATCCCGGACCGCGGCCTGTTCGGCGTCTACATCATCGGCACTGAACAGGAGGGCTCGGCTTCCCCCTCCGAGGACGGCAAACCGGCGCGCGCACCCAAGGGCGGCCGCCGCGTGGGCGAGCTGGACGAGGAAATGGTCTACGAGTCACGGGTGGGCGACGTCTTTGCCCTGGGTGCCACCAGCTGGAAGATCGAGGACATCACGCACGACCGCGTCCTGGTCTCCCCCGCGTTCGGGCAGCCCGGCAAGCTGCCATTCTGGAAGGGTGATTCCCTGGGCCGGCCGGTGGACCTGGGCCGCGCGCTGGGCGCGTTTGTCCGCGAACTGTCCGCGTCCGACGCCGGCCCTGCCACCGAACGCTGCAAGGCCAGCGGCCTGGACGACTTCGCCGCCAACAACCTCATCCAGTACCTCACCGAGCAGAAACAGGCCACCGAGGTGGTTCCCAGCGACACCACGCTGGTGGTGGAACGCTTCCACGACGAACTGGGCGACTGGCGCGTCATCCTGCACAGTCCGTTCGGCATGCCGGTGCACGCGCCGTGGGCCCTGGCCGTGGGGCAGCGGCTCCACCAGCGCTACGGCCTGGACGGCTCGGCCATGGCGGCCGACGACGGCATCGTGCTGCGGGTTCCCATGATGGAGGACGAGCCGCCGGGCGCGGAGCTGTTCCTCTTCGATCCCGAGGAACTGGAACAGATTGTCACGGCCGAGGTAGGCGGCAGCGCCCTGTTCGCCTCCCGCTTCCGCGAGTGCGCCGCACGTGCGCTCCTGCTGCCCCGCCAGACCCCCGGCAAACGCCAGCCCCTGTGGCAGCAGCGCCAGCGGTCCGCGCAACTGCTGGACGTGGCCAGGAAATACCCCACCTTCCCCATCGTGCTGGAGACCGTGCGCGAATGCCTCCAGGACGTCTACGACCTGCCGGCATTGAAGGACATCGCCGCGTCCGTGGAGCGGCGCGAACTGCGGATCGTGCAGACCACCACGCAGCAGCCCTCGCCATTCGCCAAGTCCCTCCTCTTTGGCTACGTGGCACAGTTCCTGTACGAGGGCGATTCCCCGCTCGCGGAGCGGCGTGCCGCCGCCCTGGCGCTGGACTCCACGCTCCTCAACGAGCTGCTGGGCCGGGTGGAGCTGCGCGAACTCCTGGACGCCAAGGTCATCGACGCCACCGAACGCGAGCTGCAGCGCCTTGCCCCGGACCGCCGTGCCCGCGGCATGGAAGGCATGGCGGACCTGCTGCGGCTGCTGGGCCCGCTGGATCCGGAGGAGGCCGCTTTGCGGCTGGAACCTGCCGAAAGCCCGGTGGTTGAGGCCGCCGAACCCGCGGTCAATGAGTCCGCCGAACCGGTGGTTGAGCCCGTGGAGGCTCCACGCGCCGAAACCCCCTCCGCCACCGTGGCGGAAGCGGCAGCCCACCTGGCCGCCCTCCAGCGTGCCAACCGCGCCATCAAGGTCAACATCGGTGGCGTTGAACGTTTCGCGGCGGTGGAAGACGCAGCCCGCCTCCGCGACGCCATCGGCGTGCCGCTGCCCATGGGCGTCCCGCTGGCCTTCATTGAGCCGGTTGCCGATCCCCTGGGCGACCTCGTCTCCCGGTACGCCCGCACCCACGGCCCCTTCACCGCGGCGGAGGCAGCGGCCCGCCTGGGCCTGGGCGTGGCAGTAGTGGGCACCGCGCTGAAACGCCTTGCGGCCGACGGCCGCGTGGTGGAGGGCGAATTCCGGCCGCACGTCACCACACCAGGCGCCGCACACCCGGACTCCCCACCACAGGACGGGCCAAAGAACGGCGCCGCGCAGGAATCGGCCCGGGAGTCCGCGCAGGAATCCGGCCTTGAGGCCGGTACCCAGGCAACAGAGGAACTGCCCACCCCTGCGGCTGGCTCCCCCGCCGGCACCACGCACACCATCGCCAGCGAATGGTGCGACGCCGAGGTGCTGCGCAAGCTCCGCCGTCGTTCGCTGGCCGCCCTGCGCGCGGAAGTGGAACCGGTGGACGCCGCCGCCTACGGACGCTTCCTGCCGGCATGGCAGCATGTCAGGACCCCGGGCGGTGGCCGCGGCCAGCCCTCGCTGCGGGGACTGGACGGCATCATCACCGCCATCGACCAGCTCTCGGGCGTGCCCGTTCCTGCCTCGGCCTGGGAACCCCTGGTGCTGGCCACGCGGGTGTCCAACTACCAGCCGGCCATGCTGGATGAACTGATGGCTGCCGGCGAGGTCCTGTGGTCCGGGGCCGGCGCACTTCCGGGGAATGACGGCTGGATCAGCCTTCACCTGGCGGACTCGGTGGAGCTGACGCTCAACCCATCACCCGAGTTTGAACCGGGGGACGCCGGCCAACGGCTCCTGGACCACCTGCGGAACAACGGCGGCGGGTACTTCTTCCGCCAGCTGACCGAGGTGGCCGGAGGCATGGACGCCGTCCTCAGCGACCAGGAAGTGGTGGCTGCGCTCTGGGACCTTGCCTGGGCCGGCAGGATCACCGGGGACACGTTCGCCCCTGTCCGGGCACTCATTGCCGGCGGCCACACAGCCCACCGCCAGGTGGCCCGCGCACCCCGGGCCAGGGCACCGCGGCTCAGCCGCCTGGGCCGTTCCCATGGCACCGGCCTGATGGGGTCCCCCGGGCTGGCCGGGGGCCGGTACGGATCGCAGGGGGCCTCCACTCCGCCCACCGCGGCGGGCCGCTGGTCTGCCCTGCCCGAGCCTGAACTCGATGCCACCATCCACGCCCGTGCCACCGCGGAACTGCTGCTGGACCGCTACGGCGTGGTCACCAGGGGCTCCGTCATGGCTGAGCAGATCCTCGGCGGCTTCGGACTCATGTACAAGGTGCTGGCACGGCTGGAGGAAGCCGGCCGCTGCCGCCGCGGCTACTTCATCGAGCACCTCGGCGCCGCCCAGTTCGCGGTGCCGGCCACCGTTGACCGGCTCCGTTCCTACTCGGAGGACACCCAGCTGGCCAAGGCCGAACCCGTGGCCCTGGCCCTCGCCGCCACCGATCCCGCCAACCCGTACGGTGCGGCCCTCCCCTGGCCGGCCCTGCAGACGGACGCCGGTACCGGCCACCGGCCCGGCCGGAAGGCAGGGGCCCTGGTTGTCCTGGTGGACGGTGCGCTGGTCCTCTACGTGGAGCGCGGCGGCAAGACCCTGCTGGCCTTCAGCGAAGACGACGCCGTCCTGGCGGCGGCAGGTGCGGCGCTGGTGGGTGTGGTGACGCGGGGAGCAGTGGACAAGCTGATCATGGAGAAGGTGAACGGGCACGGAATCCTGGACACCCCGGTCGCCGTCGCCCTCAGCTCCGCCGGCGCCTACTCCACGCCGAAGGGACTGAGGATCCGTGCCTGA
- a CDS encoding FAD-dependent oxidoreductase — translation MTSIWLDRRAPFASDPFEPDSRYDTVVAGAGLTGLVTALLLARSGQSVLVLEARSPGAVTTGNTTAKVSLLQGTFLSQLARQYSQKQVQAYVDGNREGQAWLLRYLAEQNVPFQRRTAYTYAASAQGTEKLREEMSAAGTAGLDVDYVRDAGLPFPVHGAVRLRDQAQINPMDVLDALVADIRSRGGRIVSGVRLRDVTGDAPSAVRTDRGSVRADKVVLATGIPVLDRGLYFAKLKPARSYAAALELQEDQAPPPGMYISVEQPTHSLRDYEVGGKNLLLVGGHGHHVGRTDSEKAHLAGLLDWAGKHYPGAATTHTWSAQDYMPTNLMPFFGKLPRGKGQIYFGTGYNKWGMTNAVAAALGISADILGGQVPWADTIHHRVTSPAGAFSAVALNAGVAARLASDWGKVAAEGRRLDGLKRGKDRASWPAPGEPATAPAEGQGKVYRDGNRPVAVSTVGGSTCRLSGVCTHLGGILHWNDNEQTWDCPLHGSRFTNEGTLLEGPATKDLPQAGTA, via the coding sequence ATGACGTCGATTTGGCTGGACCGCAGGGCTCCCTTTGCCTCTGATCCGTTCGAACCGGATTCCAGGTACGACACCGTGGTGGCGGGTGCAGGGCTCACCGGGCTGGTCACCGCCCTGCTGCTGGCCAGGTCCGGGCAAAGCGTGCTGGTACTGGAGGCCCGCTCCCCGGGCGCCGTGACCACCGGCAACACCACTGCCAAGGTAAGCCTGCTGCAGGGCACGTTCCTGTCCCAGCTCGCCCGCCAGTATTCGCAGAAACAGGTGCAGGCGTACGTGGATGGGAACCGGGAGGGCCAGGCGTGGCTGCTGCGCTACCTGGCAGAACAAAATGTGCCCTTCCAGCGCCGCACCGCCTACACCTACGCTGCGTCCGCCCAGGGCACCGAGAAGCTGCGGGAAGAGATGAGCGCCGCCGGCACCGCGGGACTGGACGTGGACTACGTGCGCGACGCCGGCCTGCCGTTTCCCGTCCACGGCGCCGTCCGCCTGCGTGACCAGGCCCAAATCAACCCGATGGATGTCCTCGACGCGCTGGTGGCGGACATCCGGAGCCGGGGCGGGCGCATTGTCAGCGGCGTGCGGCTTCGCGACGTCACCGGGGACGCGCCCTCCGCCGTCCGGACCGACCGGGGCAGTGTCAGGGCGGACAAGGTAGTGCTCGCCACCGGTATCCCGGTCCTGGACCGCGGCCTCTATTTCGCCAAGCTGAAGCCGGCCCGTTCGTACGCGGCAGCGCTGGAACTGCAGGAGGACCAGGCGCCGCCGCCGGGCATGTACATTTCCGTCGAACAGCCCACCCATTCGCTCCGCGACTACGAGGTGGGCGGGAAGAACCTGCTGCTCGTGGGCGGGCACGGCCATCACGTGGGCAGGACGGACTCCGAGAAGGCGCACCTCGCCGGGCTGCTGGACTGGGCGGGAAAGCATTACCCCGGCGCTGCCACCACCCACACGTGGTCCGCGCAGGACTACATGCCCACCAACCTCATGCCGTTTTTCGGCAAGCTCCCCCGGGGCAAGGGCCAGATCTACTTCGGCACCGGCTACAACAAGTGGGGAATGACCAACGCCGTCGCCGCAGCGCTGGGCATATCGGCTGACATCCTTGGCGGCCAGGTGCCGTGGGCTGACACCATCCACCACCGCGTCACGTCACCGGCCGGCGCGTTCTCCGCCGTCGCGCTGAACGCCGGTGTGGCAGCCAGGCTGGCCTCTGACTGGGGGAAGGTGGCCGCCGAGGGCCGCAGGCTCGATGGCTTGAAGCGGGGCAAGGACCGGGCTTCCTGGCCCGCTCCCGGGGAGCCGGCCACTGCCCCGGCCGAAGGCCAGGGCAAGGTCTACCGCGACGGCAATCGGCCGGTGGCAGTGTCCACCGTTGGTGGAAGCACCTGCAGGTTGTCCGGGGTCTGCACCCACTTGGGCGGCATCCTGCACTGGAACGACAATGAACAGACGTGGGACTGCCCCCTCCACGGCTCGCGCTTCACGAACGAGGGCACGCTTCTTGAGGGCCCTGCCACCAAGGACCTGCCGCAGGCTGGGACGGCGTGA
- a CDS encoding DUF4232 domain-containing protein produces MRSQKISQGFAMTTAIAAAALLLTACGPSQPQSQTTTSPATGQASQSPTGTASTPPPASSAPASSTPASPAPGTTAAGEPGLCKAAGLTAATDASGGGAAGSVYMKLNLTNKGADPCILRGYAGVSLVADAAGAPIGAPATRDDSAGVVDVLLAPGQTGTAVLRYTQARNYQGCMVVDAAGYRIYPPEDTDSLFIPKPTTACSNAEITLLSIGAFQPA; encoded by the coding sequence ATGAGGTCTCAGAAAATTTCCCAGGGGTTTGCCATGACGACGGCGATAGCAGCGGCAGCACTGCTGCTCACCGCATGTGGTCCAAGCCAGCCGCAGTCCCAGACGACCACGTCGCCCGCCACCGGGCAGGCCAGCCAGTCCCCCACGGGAACGGCGTCCACGCCGCCTCCGGCATCGTCGGCGCCCGCCAGCTCCACCCCGGCCTCCCCCGCCCCCGGCACCACGGCGGCAGGGGAACCCGGCCTGTGCAAGGCGGCAGGGCTCACCGCCGCCACCGATGCATCCGGCGGCGGCGCGGCAGGCAGTGTCTACATGAAGCTCAACCTCACCAACAAGGGTGCCGACCCCTGCATCCTCCGGGGATACGCCGGCGTCTCCCTGGTGGCGGACGCCGCCGGAGCCCCCATCGGCGCACCGGCCACGCGGGACGATTCGGCCGGCGTCGTGGACGTCCTCCTGGCTCCCGGCCAGACCGGCACCGCCGTCCTCCGCTACACGCAGGCCCGCAACTACCAGGGCTGCATGGTCGTGGACGCCGCCGGTTACCGGATCTACCCGCCGGAGGACACCGACTCACTGTTCATCCCGAAGCCCACCACGGCCTGCAGCAACGCCGAAATCACCCTGCTCAGCATCGGGGCATTCCAGCCCGCCTGA